One window from the genome of Rhodopseudomonas sp. P2A-2r encodes:
- a CDS encoding TIGR00645 family protein — translation MSMTPETPLPPKSFPLRPIPMLIFGSRWLQLPLYIGLIVAQGVYVVLFLKELWHLFNHAFDFTEQQIMLAVLGLIDVVMISNLLVMVIVGGYETFVSRLNLQGHPDEPEWLSHVNASVLKIKLAMAIIGISSIHLLRTFIEAGALGSARASNYTETGVMWQTIIHTVFILSAIGIAYVDKLSNDAIEAAKLPGGH, via the coding sequence ATGTCCATGACCCCCGAAACGCCGCTGCCGCCGAAAAGCTTTCCGCTGCGCCCGATCCCGATGCTGATCTTCGGCTCACGCTGGCTGCAGCTGCCGCTCTATATCGGCCTGATCGTCGCGCAGGGTGTCTATGTGGTGCTGTTCCTCAAGGAGCTCTGGCACCTGTTCAACCATGCCTTCGATTTCACCGAACAGCAGATCATGCTGGCGGTGCTCGGCCTGATCGACGTGGTGATGATCTCCAACCTGCTGGTGATGGTGATCGTCGGCGGTTACGAGACGTTTGTCTCGCGGCTCAACCTGCAGGGCCACCCCGACGAGCCGGAATGGCTCAGCCACGTCAATGCCAGCGTACTCAAGATCAAGCTGGCGATGGCCATCATCGGCATCTCCTCGATCCACCTGCTGCGCACCTTCATCGAGGCCGGCGCGCTGGGGTCCGCGCGGGCCAGCAACTACACCGAGACCGGCGTGATGTGGCAGACCATCATCCACACCGTTTTCATTCTCTCGGCGATCGGCATCGCCTACGTCGACAAGCTATCGAACGACGCCATCGAGGCGGCGAAACTGCCGGGCGGACACTGA